In bacterium, the genomic window TGTGCTCGTAGCTCTGGACGTTTTGTCCCTGGTTGGGCCAGTTCCAATAGTCCAGCACCTGGGCCAGCGCCACTGCCACGCAACCCACGTAGGCATGGCCGCCGGGTCCGGCCGCATCGGCCGGGCACTGGCTGTTCCAGGCCGAGCCCTGGCTCCACATGGCCTGGATGAGGGGCGGCACGTCGTCGCCGGGCTCGGTGCGCAGGGCGCCGTCGGCACCGGTTCCGCCGTCCGACAACAAATCTTCCCAGCGGACGCGGGCCGGCTCGCTCTCACCGCCGCGGGCGCGCAGTTTCAGCACTTCCTGCTCCTCGGCCTGCAACCAGTCCACCAGTTGCGGGGGCAGGTCGCCTTCCGGCAGGGGCTGGTCGGACCAGCCGATGACGGGCAGCAGGGCGTCGTCGCCGCTGGCCAGCACCCAGCCGCCACCCACCAGGGCTGCCAGGTAGAAGACCGGCTGGTCGGCGTCCCAGGCCAGGGGCCGCAGCTGACCCACCTGATGATTGGAGAGCAGGTCGCTGCCAGCGGCAAAGCGCTCGGCCATGACGCGCACATCATTGGCCGCCACGGGCGCGGCCTCCAGGGTTGCGCTGGTCAGGGTGGTCAGCAGGCCGGCGGTGGCCAAGGTGCGGGTGATCGTGGTGCGTGTCATGTTTTCCTCCCGGTTACGGACCCGCTAGAGGCGAGGATCATGCCAGTTTTCACCCGAGACAAGCCGTTGATAGACAAGGGGAACACCTCGTGAACTCGTCCGAATATGGCGCAGATGAGCCAAACAAAGCTGAGAGGGGTCTGGTTCAAATGCGCCAAACTTTTGCGGACTCGCGAATTCTCGCCTCTCTGGACGATGAGAAATGGGGCCATGGCGGTGGCGATCAACCATTGGAGGGAGGGCCAAGTAAGGGCCAAAGGAAGGCTGGCGTCGTTATACGCATGATGATCTTGTTGTCCAGCAACCAGATTGATCCAGACGGGGGGGGATCCTTGTCTGATCGGCGGACTTTGGAAGGGAGGCTGCGCCGTGCTCCTGCGCTCCTGGCCTGCCGCAATGAAGGAAGGTCGCGGTCGGATCTGCTGATTTGAACCAAACACAGGCCAATCGGTCTGTACATGCCGTGCCAAGCCTGGTCCGGTCAGAGCCGGGGTCGCGCCATGGCCTTATCTTGCAGGCGCCAGCAGGAGAGTGAATGGACACGCCACGCCTCACCCACCGTCTTCACGGCTCGATTCGCCGGGCGGTCCCGTCCGATGCGCCGGCCAGGGTCGGCGAACAGGACGCGCCATTGGATCCAGTCCAGGCAAACCCATTTGGCGAGGTGGGTCCGCCCCAACCCGGCTGCCGCGGACAGGATCGATGAGACGACAGCGGCTGTTCGCGGACCATCGCGGCGCGTGGCGGCTGGGCGCGGCGCTGGCCGCTCTCATCGTCGGCAGCTGCGCCCTGTTCTGGTGGCTGGAGCGCGGCCAGGGTCAACTGCGCACCCCGCTCGATCTTGTCTACTGGTGGGTTGTCACCACCACCACCGTGGGATATGGCGACATCTCGCCGCACACGCAGGGCGGCAAACTGGTGGTCATCCTGGTCGTCCTCGCCGGCGTGACAGTGGTGGCCACCGTGGCGGCCCGGGTAGGAGGCGCCTTCCTGCAGAAGCGGCTACTGCAATGGAGAGGATTCGGACGCATGGACCATCTGGGCGGACACACGCTTGTCTGCGGTTGGAGCGAAGACCTGGACGGGATTCTCCAGGCCCTGGTGGAGCATGGCCCTGGCATCCGCGCCGACCAGATCGTGCTGGTGTGCGGCCAGGAACTGGACCGCCTGACGGCGCTGAAGAGCCGGCCCGAGCTGTCCGGCCTCCATCTTGTCTCCGGCGACGTCACCCGGGTGGCGGACCTGGAGCGCGCCGGGGCGGCGCGGGCGGCCACGGCCCTGATCCTGGCCGACGACCTGGACCCGGCGCCCGACTCGCGCACCCTCCTTGCCGTCATGGCCTTCCGTCAACTCAACCGCGAAGCCCATCTCTGCGCCGAGGTGCGCGAGCAGCGCTTCGTGCGCTACGTGGTGGAAGCCGGGGCCGACGAGCTGATCGACCCCGGAGCCTTCCGCCGGGCCATGGCGGCCCAGGTCCTGGCCTCGCCGGGCATGGGCCGCGTCTTCGAGGACCTGCTGCGGGTGGATCACGGCGTCCGCATGGGCTTCGAGGAGATCCCCGCCTCGCTGGTTGGACAGAGTTACACGGAGTTGAATCGTCGCTATGTGGAACGGGAGGGCGTGACTCTCATCGGCCTGCTGGAGAATGTGGGCAGCCCGCTGCAGATCAAGCGGGAGGCCCTGCGCGAGGCGCAGAAGACACCGGATGTCAGCCGCTTGGTCAACCGCCTGCGGGAGGCCAAACAAGTGCAAGCCCACCATCCCGTCCTCTGCCCCGCGCCCGACCATCCCTTGCGGCCGCACACCTTGGCCGTGGTGGTGCGGCGTTCCACCGGGGAGGACCCGACATGAGGATTACTCCGGAGACGCTGCCGCTGCTCGGCGCCTTTCCCCTGACAGCGCCGCTGGCCGGCGATCCCGCCGCGCTGGAGTTGCTGGCCGGGATCTTGGAGGAGCGCCGGTACCGTGCCGGCGACCAGATCGTGCACAAGGGGGAGCGGGGCGATTGCGCCTTTCTGCTGGTGGACGGCGAGGTGGAAGTGCTGGACTACACGATGGACCGGGAGCCCTACACGCGGGCCGTCCTGGATTCGGCGGAGCATCCGCTCTTCGGCGAGGTGGCGCTTGTGGGAGACGGCGAGCGCATTGCCACGGTGGAGGCGCGCACGAACTGTCTCTGCTGGGTGCTGCGCCGGGAGGCCTTCGAAAGGCTGGGCGACCAGCACCCCCGCGTGGGACTGGCCTTGCTCCGCCACGTGGCGCACCTGCTGGCGGGGCATCTGCAGAAGACCAATCGGGATGTCCTTCACCTCTTTGAAGCCCTGGTGCTGGAGATCGAGCAAAAGGCGGTGGGCGGCCGCTGAGGAGATGGAATGATCGGGATCCTGACTCTGGCATTTGTCGCGCTGGCCGTGATCCTATTGGTGATCGGGCTCCTGCGCCGTCCGCGAGTCGAGCTGGACCACACAGCATTGCGCGATGAGCTGGACAGGCTTGGGCAGAGACTTCGGGAGGAGGGCGCCACCCAGCGCCGGGAAGCGGAGGAGGGCGCCCGCGCCCTGCGCGAGGAACTGGGGCGCATGGTGCAGGAACTGGGACGAACGCTGCGGGAGCCGATCAGCGCTCTGGGCGAGATCCAGCAGCGTCAGTTGACGGACTTCGGGACGAGCCTGGAGCAGTTGCGTGTCACGTTGTCCGACCAGGCCGGCGCGCAGCGCAAGGAGCAGGCCGACCGCCTGGACACGCTTCGCCAGGAACTCGCCGGTCAGTTGACCCTGATCAGGACGGGCGTCGCCGAGCAGCTGGACAAGCTGCGGGAGTTGAACGAGACGAAGCTCGAGGAGATGCGGCGCACGGTGGATGAGAAGCTGCACGACACGCTGGAGAAGAGACTGGGCGAATCCTTCCGACAGGTCAGCGAGCGCTTGGAGCAGGTCCAGCAAGGGCTGGGGGAGATGCGCGGATTGGCCGCCGGCGTGGGCGACTTGAAGAAGGTGCTGCAGAACGTGA contains:
- a CDS encoding cyclic nucleotide-binding domain-containing protein produces the protein MRITPETLPLLGAFPLTAPLAGDPAALELLAGILEERRYRAGDQIVHKGERGDCAFLLVDGEVEVLDYTMDREPYTRAVLDSAEHPLFGEVALVGDGERIATVEARTNCLCWVLRREAFERLGDQHPRVGLALLRHVAHLLAGHLQKTNRDVLHLFEALVLEIEQKAVGGR
- a CDS encoding ion channel — protein: MRRQRLFADHRGAWRLGAALAALIVGSCALFWWLERGQGQLRTPLDLVYWWVVTTTTVGYGDISPHTQGGKLVVILVVLAGVTVVATVAARVGGAFLQKRLLQWRGFGRMDHLGGHTLVCGWSEDLDGILQALVEHGPGIRADQIVLVCGQELDRLTALKSRPELSGLHLVSGDVTRVADLERAGAARAATALILADDLDPAPDSRTLLAVMAFRQLNREAHLCAEVREQRFVRYVVEAGADELIDPGAFRRAMAAQVLASPGMGRVFEDLLRVDHGVRMGFEEIPASLVGQSYTELNRRYVEREGVTLIGLLENVGSPLQIKREALREAQKTPDVSRLVNRLREAKQVQAHHPVLCPAPDHPLRPHTLAVVVRRSTGEDPT